GTGCTGGCATCGAGCGTGATGCCCTTGTCGTAGACCTTGATCTTTTCGGTCGGCTCGAGGTCGTCGTAGACGATCATCTTCTTGCTGCCGCCGATGAAGGTCTGGCGCACCTTGACGGGCGAGAGCCAGTTGACGCTCACGTGGGCCACACATGCGTTGGCAAAGAACAACGTGATATGCGCCATGTTCTCCGGCGAACCCGCAACGTGGCACGACCCCGTAGCCGAAACGGCGACCGGCTCCTCATCCAGGATATGGTGGATGATCGAGATGTCATGCACCGCCAAATCCCAGATCACGTTCACGTCTTTCTGAAATAGGCCGAGGCTCGATCGCGTGCTGTCATAATAGTAGATATCCCCGAGTTCTCTCTTCAGGAGCAACTCACGAATCTTTTGAACCGCTGGGGTGTAGAGAAAGGTGTGATCGACCATCAGTGTCAATCCACGCCGGTCGGCCTCATCGATCAGGCGCATCGCCTGTTCCGCGCTCGGTGCGAGGGGTTTCTCGACCAATACGTGCTTGCCGGCCCTCAGAGCCGCAATCGCCAGCTCATAATGCGTTCGCACCGGCGTCGCGATTGCGATTGCATCGATGGAGCTATCGTTCAGCAGATCGTCATAGCGTGGTGTCGTCTCTACTGCAGGGTAAAGCTGTCTAATCGCACCGAGCCTGCCTGGATCCAGGTCGCTTACGCCGACGACGCGGGCGGCGGGGTTGACTGAGAAATTACGGACGAGGTTGGGACCCCAATAGCCATATCCCACGACCCCGATCCCCAGCTGACTGTCTCGCATGCTAACCTCGAACCATTTGGGAGTTACTGTGTGCCTTACGTCCGCGCCGGCATATCTTGCCATATGCCTCGCGTGTCGATGACGTCCAGATGTCGGCGCTCTGACAGTGGCACCATTCTGAATTCATCATGATCGACAAGGAGAACCGCAATTTCGCAACTGCGCAGGGCTTCGTCGATGTTCATGAACGCGACGCGGTAGTCGGCCAATTGAGGCGGCAGGCGACGCAAGTTCGGCTCGACGACCTTGATCCGCTCGCCGTATTTCGCCGCGAGATGCGTCGCGATCTCCATCGCCGGGCTTTCACGCAAGTCGTCGACATTGGCCTTGAATGTCAGTCCGCAGCAGGCGACGTTCGCATAGGGATGATCGTCGATCAGCGCCTCCGCGCGCTCGATGATCTTGTGCGTCTTGGCGTTGTTCACTTCCCGGCTCGTTCGCATCACACGCGCAAGGTCCGGGGCAGAATCGATGATGAACCAGGGGTCGACCGCAATGCAGTGCCCGCCCACGCCCGGTCCGGGGCGCAGTACGTTCACGCGCGGGTGGCGGTTGGCGATATCGATCACCTCCCAGACGTTGATGTCGAACCTGTCGCAGATCAACGAGAGCTCGTTCGCGAATGCGATGTTGGTATCGCGATAGGCGTTCTCGGTGAGCTTGACGAGTTCCGCCGCACGCGCCGTAGTACCGACGCAAGCACCGCGAACGAACATCTTGTAGAAGCGCTGAGCGAGCCGGGTGCAGGTCGGTGTGATACCGCCGATGCACCTGTCGTTGTTGATGAGTTCGGTCAATATCCGCCCCGGCAGCACCCGTTCGGGGCAATAAGCGACGTAGATCGCTCCGTCCTCCTTGCCGTTCACTCCGATGTGCAGGTCCGGCCTGCGCTCGACGATCCGCTTTGCGATCGCTTCGGTCGTTCCGATCGGCGATGTCGATTCGAGAATGACGAGATTGCCGGGCGTGAGGAGATCCACGATGCTGTCGACTGCGGCATTCACGCTCGACAAGTCGGGACGGCTCTCGCGATCGATAGGTGTCGGTACAGCGATGATGAAGACGTCGGCCGGCTGCGCCGTCCTGGACGTCGTCAGAGCGCCGCTCGACACGACCTTGGAGACGAGACCGTCGAGATCCGGCTCCGCAATGTGGATTTTGCCAGATGCGACGGTCTCGACGATCCGCTCGTTCGTGTCGATACCGACCACCTGCAACCCCCGGCTCGCAATCAGCGCGGCCGTCGGCAGTCCAATATAGCCAAGTCCAACGACATTGATCTTTCGGAATTCAGGCATCGAGGAGCACCTTCACGATCCGCTCGCTCGCGTGACCATCACCGAAGGGATTGTGCGAACGCGCCATGGCAGCATAAGTCTCGTCATCGTCGAGCAGACGAAACGTCTCCCCGACGATCCTGTCGTAGTTCGCACCGACCAGCCGCGCCGTTCCCGCTTCCACTCCTTCGGGGCGCTCGGTGGTATCGCGCATCACCAGGACTGGCTTACCGAAGGTCGGAGCCTCCTCCTGGACGCCGCCTGAATCCGTCAGAACCAAATGCGACAGCGACAGCAGGCTAACGAAATCGGTGTATTCCTGGGGAGAAATAAGCACGACCCGCGGGTGATCCGACAGCCGGGCCGCAAACAGGTCGCGCACGTTCGGATTCGGGTGCACAGGAAGCACCATCGCGACGTCCTCCCTGCGCAGGATCGTCTCCAATGCGTTCACGATGTTGGCGACGCCGCCCCCGAAGTTCTCCCGGCGGTGGCAGGTCACCAGGATGATGCGCCGATTGCCATGGCGCTGCTTGATGCCGTCCCAGCGGCTCGACAGATCTGGATCGGACTCGACCATGGCTTTCGCGAGAATGAGAGCATCGACGACCGTATTGCCGGTGACGTGGATGCGGTCATCCGAAACATTTTCAGAACGTAGCGCGCGCGCGGCACGCTCTGTCGGAGCAAAATGTTGATCGGCGATCGAACCGACGATCTTGCGGTTCACCTCTTCGGGCCAGGGCGCGAAGATGTCGCCGCTGCGAAGTCCCGCCTCGATGTGCGAGACCGGTATACGGTGATAATAGGACGCCAGTGCGCCGGTCATGGCGGTCGCCGTGTCACCTTGGACGATGACCCTGGTGGGCTTCACTTTTTCGAGCAACTCGCCGACCTGCCCAAGCAGCCGAGCAGTTAGATTGTCCAGCGTCTGGTTGGCCGTCATGACATTCAGATCGAAATCAGGGACCACCTTGGCCAGCTTCAGCACCTGATCGAGCAACTGTCGATGCTGCGCGGTGGCACAAATCGTCAGGGAAACGTCCTTACGATTTTCCGCCTTGAGTCGGTTGATGACGGGAAAGAGCTTGATTGCCTCAGGCCGTGTTCCCAGAAGTACGAAGAAATGCTTGTGCACGCGTCACCCTCCGATCCGGCTCGGTCCCGGCGGCACAGCACCCGGTGCGTGAAGTGCATGCTGAAACGTCTGCTTGACCAACGCTTGCGCCAGGACGACCGCAAACAGCGTGTTCGTCTTGGCGTATCGCCACCACATCCGTCCTGGCTCCTGATAGATGCGGTACAGCCATTCCAGCCCGAGCTTCTGAATCCGGACCGGCGCGCGGCGAACGGAGCCTGCTAAGACGTCGAACGCCCCGCCCACCCCCATGATGAACGGCACGCCGAGATCGTCACGATGAGCGGCGAGAAATCGTTCCTTCCGAGGCGTCGGCATCCCGATAAAAAGGCAGTCGGCCCCGCTGGATTGGATGTCCCGGACGACGTCGTCCTCCTCCTCGCGCTTGAAATAGCCGTCGTGCCAACCGGCAAAGGCGAGTGAAGGATACCTCTCGCACGCGGCCTGCAGAGCTTTGTGCAGGACGGCGGGAGTAGCGCCCAGGAAATAGGGCTTGAAGCCTTCCTGCGCACATGTGGCGAGCAGCTCGGCG
This genomic stretch from Bradyrhizobium daqingense harbors:
- the wecB gene encoding non-hydrolyzing UDP-N-acetylglucosamine 2-epimerase: MHKHFFVLLGTRPEAIKLFPVINRLKAENRKDVSLTICATAQHRQLLDQVLKLAKVVPDFDLNVMTANQTLDNLTARLLGQVGELLEKVKPTRVIVQGDTATAMTGALASYYHRIPVSHIEAGLRSGDIFAPWPEEVNRKIVGSIADQHFAPTERAARALRSENVSDDRIHVTGNTVVDALILAKAMVESDPDLSSRWDGIKQRHGNRRIILVTCHRRENFGGGVANIVNALETILRREDVAMVLPVHPNPNVRDLFAARLSDHPRVVLISPQEYTDFVSLLSLSHLVLTDSGGVQEEAPTFGKPVLVMRDTTERPEGVEAGTARLVGANYDRIVGETFRLLDDDETYAAMARSHNPFGDGHASERIVKVLLDA
- a CDS encoding WecB/TagA/CpsF family glycosyltransferase, which gives rise to MRASFLGCPVDLLTMAETIDLARGAMRSRRRLQHVALNVAKLVNMRSDAVLAADVANSDIVGIDGMGILWGARALGLRAPSRVAGVDLLAELLATCAQEGFKPYFLGATPAVLHKALQAACERYPSLAFAGWHDGYFKREEEDDVVRDIQSSGADCLFIGMPTPRKERFLAAHRDDLGVPFIMGVGGAFDVLAGSVRRAPVRIQKLGLEWLYRIYQEPGRMWWRYAKTNTLFAVVLAQALVKQTFQHALHAPGAVPPGPSRIGG
- a CDS encoding Gfo/Idh/MocA family protein, whose protein sequence is MRDSQLGIGVVGYGYWGPNLVRNFSVNPAARVVGVSDLDPGRLGAIRQLYPAVETTPRYDDLLNDSSIDAIAIATPVRTHYELAIAALRAGKHVLVEKPLAPSAEQAMRLIDEADRRGLTLMVDHTFLYTPAVQKIRELLLKRELGDIYYYDSTRSSLGLFQKDVNVIWDLAVHDISIIHHILDEEPVAVSATGSCHVAGSPENMAHITLFFANACVAHVSVNWLSPVKVRQTFIGGSKKMIVYDDLEPTEKIKVYDKGITLDASTEDAHQFRIGYRAGDMWAPHISPHEALQTEVGHFLDCVRSGSRPISDGTSALRVIEVLEAASRSIAEHGKPVLLKQPQLVRERARATA
- the wecC gene encoding UDP-N-acetyl-D-mannosamine dehydrogenase, whose product is MPEFRKINVVGLGYIGLPTAALIASRGLQVVGIDTNERIVETVASGKIHIAEPDLDGLVSKVVSSGALTTSRTAQPADVFIIAVPTPIDRESRPDLSSVNAAVDSIVDLLTPGNLVILESTSPIGTTEAIAKRIVERRPDLHIGVNGKEDGAIYVAYCPERVLPGRILTELINNDRCIGGITPTCTRLAQRFYKMFVRGACVGTTARAAELVKLTENAYRDTNIAFANELSLICDRFDINVWEVIDIANRHPRVNVLRPGPGVGGHCIAVDPWFIIDSAPDLARVMRTSREVNNAKTHKIIERAEALIDDHPYANVACCGLTFKANVDDLRESPAMEIATHLAAKYGERIKVVEPNLRRLPPQLADYRVAFMNIDEALRSCEIAVLLVDHDEFRMVPLSERRHLDVIDTRGIWQDMPART